A genomic stretch from bacterium includes:
- a CDS encoding peptidoglycan-binding protein: MKKTKLAMAGMMAAAILLTGASQAQAALTSVQIQSILNLLSSFGADSQVIQNVDDSLNGRPLTYPTSSSSEGATVKSGVDSSSDKSLLSTGTVASCYGFERWLYTGKTDGESGGDVSRLQRFLKEKGYYSYPEITGYYGPATEEAVKRFQVANNVISQGDPETTGYGSLGPKTRVKINQLYRCGQTTQPFITVLSPNGGETYKVGNDIVISWSASNIVASDSFKVSIINSVGGSVLETGVSSSNRSWGMTISSSMSPGQYKAVVSSQNTGATDSSNSFFTITAVSSTQSSITLTKNVNLGNQTIADGTAGTIIGSFVLTAGPSEDIRVNTIRITLPLTGASAITNLRLREHSTGEPVATARAVPSTVNSFSISNLVISAGQSKTIHVYVDTKTGYSGIEFTPVVDGTAVGMTSGNSVNFGKAGESLQMVKIIGASAPSILNAQQLREFSVGEEASLYLETSSPALCRYSANANTLFSSMTPLSNSGEKEHRTSVGVITEGHRDTTYFVKCMDKQNGLVTENYDITILKALANSQPSIIVLSPNTPISWKRNTLGEWRWLTSGSVSTVDIYLVGEGTHKWTFAKNYPNHGTFSWAVGFASEEWNLPNGVPGGDYTIYVCPSGVSFETGSRCGSFRVNVYGDTPTITIASPNGGETFAVGGNITVNFSHTSSGEKYKINLLKPAIVSPVVYTLGTIVGGPAGVESKQFAIPSTVPTGTYTLEVVQLGNQGECLNVCAIAESASFTITAATTAPSVTLTATPSTITVGESVNLSWSANNVTSCTKSGAWSQTNVLTSGSQTIGLASTATFTVTCTGAGGSDTKSVTVTVNPAPNPDSNLVCGSYGDVDGDGWITEKDEDVIRNHVLGISKMTDAQIKLADVSANGVVSTLDISHISGYLAGTRTTFPVCATTFDSLSESQKASILESIRRLLGL, translated from the coding sequence TCGGCGCTGATTCGCAAGTCATACAAAACGTGGATGATTCTCTAAACGGACGTCCGCTTACTTATCCTACGTCTTCTTCAAGTGAAGGTGCCACTGTAAAAAGCGGGGTAGATAGTAGTTCTGACAAATCTTTACTTTCAACTGGCACTGTAGCGTCGTGTTACGGCTTTGAACGTTGGCTTTACACAGGCAAAACAGACGGCGAATCCGGTGGGGATGTATCGCGTCTTCAAAGGTTTCTCAAAGAAAAAGGTTACTATTCATACCCTGAAATAACCGGTTATTACGGTCCGGCCACGGAAGAAGCCGTGAAGCGTTTTCAGGTGGCAAACAATGTCATTTCCCAAGGAGATCCTGAAACCACGGGATACGGTTCTCTTGGACCGAAAACCAGAGTCAAAATTAATCAACTGTACAGATGTGGGCAGACAACCCAACCCTTCATCACCGTCCTTTCGCCGAATGGGGGAGAGACATACAAAGTTGGAAATGATATAGTCATTTCATGGTCTGCATCTAATATTGTCGCCAGTGACTCTTTCAAAGTATCCATAATTAATTCAGTAGGAGGTTCTGTACTTGAAACTGGTGTCTCGTCTAGTAATCGTAGCTGGGGAATGACTATCTCTTCATCTATGTCACCAGGGCAGTATAAAGCAGTTGTATCATCACAAAATACGGGTGCAACCGATTCCAGTAATTCATTCTTCACCATCACTGCGGTCAGTTCCACTCAGTCCTCCATCACCCTCACAAAGAATGTAAATCTTGGGAATCAAACTATCGCCGACGGAACTGCCGGGACAATAATAGGTTCTTTTGTTCTGACGGCTGGTCCTTCTGAAGATATAAGGGTGAATACTATAAGAATAACCTTGCCTCTAACAGGAGCTTCTGCCATCACAAACCTGCGCTTAAGAGAACATTCTACTGGAGAGCCAGTCGCCACTGCAAGGGCGGTTCCCTCAACAGTCAATTCATTCTCAATATCAAATCTCGTCATTTCTGCTGGCCAGAGCAAAACCATTCATGTGTATGTAGATACAAAAACAGGTTATTCAGGCATTGAATTTACACCTGTTGTAGACGGAACAGCAGTCGGAATGACTTCGGGGAATTCAGTAAATTTTGGAAAGGCGGGTGAATCACTTCAGATGGTTAAGATTATCGGTGCGTCAGCTCCTTCCATTTTAAATGCTCAACAACTGCGGGAATTCTCTGTCGGTGAAGAGGCATCGCTGTATTTAGAAACGAGTTCTCCGGCTTTGTGTCGCTATTCCGCAAACGCTAACACTCTTTTCTCTTCAATGACCCCCTTGTCTAATTCCGGAGAGAAAGAACACCGGACAAGTGTCGGTGTTATCACAGAGGGGCATCGAGACACAACCTACTTTGTAAAGTGTATGGATAAGCAAAATGGGCTTGTTACCGAAAACTACGATATAACTATTCTAAAAGCATTAGCCAATTCCCAACCCTCCATCATCGTTCTTTCGCCGAATACCCCGATATCTTGGAAGAGAAACACATTAGGGGAGTGGCGTTGGTTAACCAGTGGTTCGGTTTCTACAGTCGATATATATCTCGTTGGAGAAGGAACTCATAAATGGACATTCGCAAAAAATTATCCCAATCATGGTACGTTTTCATGGGCTGTGGGCTTTGCTTCTGAAGAGTGGAATCTGCCAAACGGAGTACCGGGTGGGGATTATACAATTTATGTGTGTCCTTCTGGAGTATCGTTTGAAACAGGGTCACGATGCGGAAGTTTCCGGGTGAATGTGTATGGTGATACGCCTACGATAACCATCGCATCTCCGAATGGAGGAGAAACTTTTGCTGTGGGCGGTAATATCACTGTCAACTTTTCGCATACCAGTTCTGGTGAGAAATACAAAATAAACCTGCTAAAACCGGCTATAGTTTCTCCTGTTGTGTATACGCTTGGAACAATAGTAGGAGGGCCGGCTGGCGTTGAATCAAAACAATTCGCTATTCCTTCCACAGTTCCTACGGGAACATACACACTGGAAGTAGTTCAGCTCGGTAATCAGGGTGAGTGTCTTAATGTGTGTGCTATTGCTGAATCAGCTTCTTTCACCATCACCGCGGCGACTACCGCTCCCAGCGTAACACTCACCGCTACGCCCTCTACCATTACTGTCGGCGAAAGTGTCAATCTCTCTTGGTCGGCAAACAACGTCACTTCCTGCACCAAGAGCGGAGCGTGGTCTCAAACCAATGTTTTGACTTCGGGAAGCCAGACCATCGGTCTTGCCTCCACCGCAACCTTCACCGTAACCTGCACCGGAGCGGGCGGCTCTGACACTAAAAGTGTCACTGTAACAGTCAATCCCGCCCCGAATCCCGACTCCAACCTCGTCTGCGGCTCATACGGCGATGTTGACGGAGACGGGTGGATTACGGAGAAAGACGAAGATGTGATTCGAAACCACGTACTCGGCATTTCCAAAATGACTGACGCTCAAATCAAATTGGCCGACGTGAGCGCCAACGGAGTGGTATCTACGCTTGATATAAGTCATATCAGCGGCTACCTTGCGGGAACGCGAACAACTTTCCCGGTCTGCGCCACTACGTTTGATAGCTTATCTGAAAGCCAGAAAGCTTCCATACTGGAAAGCATAAGGCGGCTCTTGGGACTGTAA